A region of the Pricia mediterranea genome:
CGGGGGACCATATCGTACTGCAGCAGACCCTTTACGGGGGCACATATAACCTGATTACAGAGGAATTTCATAAGTACGGTATCGAATATTCGTTTACTGAAGGATGGGCTGCCGATGATTTTGAGGCTAAGGTTCAAGAGAACACCAAGGTGATATATATCGAGACCCCTTCCAATCCCTTGTTGACCATCACGGATTTGGACGCGGTCGCAAAGCTGTCAAAAAAACACGGTCTAGTATCCATGATCGATAACACCTTTGCCAGTCCCGTTAACCAGAATCCCGTTGATTTTGGCATCGACGTGGTTATTCATAGTGCCACCAAATACATGGGTGGACATTCCGATATATGTGCGGGGGCGGTGGCCTCCACGAAGGAAAACATCAAAAGGATTCATTCCCTCGCAAAGAATTTTGGAGGCAGTCTTAGCGATTATACCGTTTGGCTCTTGGAACGGAGTATGAAGACCATGGGCATCCGGGTCAGGGCCCAGAACGAAAATGCCCAACGGATGGCGGAATTTCTAGACGGACATGACGATATCGCGGCGGTGTACTATCCTGGGCTACCAGACCACCCGGGACACGAAACGGCCAAGACACAGATGGCAGGTTTCGGAGGGATGCTCTCCTTCGAACTGCTGGAAGGCCTGGATGCTTCCCGATTTCAAAAATCCCTACAGCTTATTAAACCCTCGATGAGTTTGGCGGGTGTGGAAAGTACCGTGCTTTCGCCGTCCCAAACCTCGCATGCCCTGTTAGGGGCCGAGGAACGGGAGCGGCAGGGTATTAAGGACGGTTTGATTCGATTTTCTGTAGGAATCGAGGAGCCGGAGGACCTGATTGCCGATATCGAGCAAGCGCTTGAAAAAGTAAAAAGCGTGGTCGGCACGGTCTAATTGGGTACCGGTCAAAAATACGCTACCCCGATGCAAGCGTACGAGTGATCAAACCGTCCGACGGCGGACAGGTTTCCGTTTCGCACATGGAATAGACGAACACCTATCGGATTGGCATTGAAACAAAAGCAAAATTAGAAATGAAATTAGATATACTAGTATTCGGCTCCCACCCCGATGACGCCGAGTTGGGCGCAGGCGCAACGATTGCCAAAGAAATCGCCAACGGAAAGAAAGTGGGAATCGTCGATTTGACCCTAGGGGAATTGGGCACCCGGGGGTCGGCCGAAATTCGGGCGAAGGAGGCGACGGATTCCGCAAACATTTTGGGGCTTTCGGTACGCGAAAATTTGGAGTTTGCCGATGGTTTTTTTGTCAATGACAAGGAGCATCAATTGGGCGTCATCCGGATGCTGAGAAAGTATCGCCCCGAAACCGTGCTCTGCAATGCCATCGACGATCGTCATGTCGATCATGGCAGGGGCAGTAAATTGGTCAGTGATGCCTGTTACCTAAGCGGACTGGTGAAAATCGATACCAAATTCGACGGGGACGATAAGTGGCAAGAGCCTTGGAGGCCCAAAAACGTGTACCACTATATCCAATGGAAAAATCTCCAACCGGATTTCGTAGTAGATGTTACTGGCTATATCGAGAAGAAAACCGAAGCGATTTTGGCCTATTCTTCCCAATTCCACGACCCGAGAAGTAAGGAACCTGAAACACCGATTACCAGCAGAAATTTTTTAGACAGCGTCAAGTACCGGGCGCGCGACCTCGGAAGACTGGTTGGGGTGGAGTACGCTGAAGGTTTTACCGTCGAACGTCTTGTTGCCGTCGATCGTTTGGGGGCTTTGAAGTGATATGTGTATCGCAGCCGCAACAAGCCATCCCAGCCCCAACCGGTAACTGCTACAGCAACTGCCCACCATAGCTGCAGCTGCCCACCGCCACCCTTGCCAAAAGGCTTCCAATGGTAATATTGTAACGAATAGAAAAGGTGCTTCTGCGTACTATCGTTTTTCCGCTATGCATATAGTTTAGAATATAATTTAGGGTAACAATTTGAATACAGGTCTCAATCTTCCGTTCGTCCGATAAACTTGGCTTCGGTATCGATATTGCCGTCCCTTGAATTGTGTTGGCTGATAAAACTGTCGGCACCGCTTTTGTGCGTACCGTATTCATCCTGTTCTAGGCTCCTCGGTCTGATGACGTACATGCCGCCGAATTCTTTTTCAGGATTCAGCTTACCGGGTTTCTGGACTAAGAATACCACGTCGTTGCGGCCGCCATGGGTCACCGGTATTTTGTAGACCTCCAAGTTGGCCCCCATACTGCCATGACGTTTTATCTTGATGGTATCGCCCATGGGCATGTAGAGCTCGATAAAATAGTAACCGGCCGAGTAGGAAATGGGGTTGAACCAGCCCCCGTCTTCGCTGTCCGTCTCCTCATAATCGACCACGTTCATAAAACTGGTGTCGCGATTG
Encoded here:
- the bshB1 gene encoding bacillithiol biosynthesis deacetylase BshB1; the encoded protein is MKLDILVFGSHPDDAELGAGATIAKEIANGKKVGIVDLTLGELGTRGSAEIRAKEATDSANILGLSVRENLEFADGFFVNDKEHQLGVIRMLRKYRPETVLCNAIDDRHVDHGRGSKLVSDACYLSGLVKIDTKFDGDDKWQEPWRPKNVYHYIQWKNLQPDFVVDVTGYIEKKTEAILAYSSQFHDPRSKEPETPITSRNFLDSVKYRARDLGRLVGVEYAEGFTVERLVAVDRLGALK
- a CDS encoding trans-sulfuration enzyme family protein; amino-acid sequence: MTRNKKGLNTICAHTGEVKDEQFKGAVSPLYMSTSYAFEDVDIKRYPRYFNTPNQESLSKKIAALEHTEAGLIFGSGMAAISTSLLAFLEAGDHIVLQQTLYGGTYNLITEEFHKYGIEYSFTEGWAADDFEAKVQENTKVIYIETPSNPLLTITDLDAVAKLSKKHGLVSMIDNTFASPVNQNPVDFGIDVVIHSATKYMGGHSDICAGAVASTKENIKRIHSLAKNFGGSLSDYTVWLLERSMKTMGIRVRAQNENAQRMAEFLDGHDDIAAVYYPGLPDHPGHETAKTQMAGFGGMLSFELLEGLDASRFQKSLQLIKPSMSLAGVESTVLSPSQTSHALLGAEERERQGIKDGLIRFSVGIEEPEDLIADIEQALEKVKSVVGTV